Proteins encoded by one window of Lycium barbarum isolate Lr01 chromosome 11, ASM1917538v2, whole genome shotgun sequence:
- the LOC132619700 gene encoding zinc finger BED domain-containing protein DAYSLEEPER-like, which yields MADETKLSVADSTNSIPNTDDTDSNDNSPDTQVTKKRKEMQSRSVIWDHYEKVVLKGIARAMCKYCKKDLAGATANGTTGLRQHLGRCVVYKSLIKPPTHKKINFPSKDKHELEEHCEFDQQLIRRALVEMIIIDELPFSLVEKKGFKKFMSQAQPLFQIPSRRAITRDCYERYNELRQNLKKTFREAQSKVCLTTDTWTSLQKINYMCLTAHFIDTDWKFHKRILNFCLVTSHKGKHIAKTMSNCFASLELGQDIYYYC from the coding sequence ATGGCGGATGAAACTAAATTAAGTGTTGCCGATTCAACTAATAGCATACCTAATACAGATGATACTGATAGCAATGATAACTCACCTGATACCCaggtaacaaagaaaagaaaagaaatgcaATCTAGATCTGTTATTTGGGATCATTATGAGAAGGTTGTTCTAAAGGGTATTGCTAGAGCGATGTGTAAGTATTGTAAAAAAGATCTTGCAGGTGCAACTGCAAATGGGACAACGGGATTGAGACAACATTTAGGGAGGTGCGTTGTATATAAATCCCTTATTAAACCTCCCACTCATAAAAAGATAAATTTTCCATCCAAGGATAAGCATGAGCTAGAGGAGCATTGCGAATTTGATCAACAATTAATTAGGAGGGCTTTAGTTGAGATGATAATTATTGATGAACTACCATTTAGCTTGGTAGAAAAGAAAGGCTTCAAGAAGTTTATGAGTCAAGCCCAACCTCTGTTTCAAATTCCTTCCCGTAGAGCAATAACAAGGGATTGTTATGAACGTTACAATGAACTGAGACAAAATTTGAAGAAGACTTTTAGAGAAGCACAATCAAAAGTTTGCCTTACCACTGACACATGGACATCATTGcaaaaaattaattatatgtgtttgaCTGCTCACTTTATTGATACAGATTGGAAGTTTCATAAAAGAATACTGAATTTTTGCCTTGTCACTAGTCATAAGGGTAAGCACATAGCAAAGACTATGAGTAATTGCTTTGCTTCACTGGAACTTGGACAAGATATTTACTATTACTGTTGA
- the LOC132619270 gene encoding pentatricopeptide repeat-containing protein At1g71210, mitochondrial, translating to MMLLTIRQASQKSRTCKNTHLFYLFYSTHTIPPPRQPISAYPFLPFSSNVLSTSRINELQPKDVVLSFRDWFMSRKNPVFDRIFEILRTQDDVTADIALSRFNLRLSESLVLDVLNYEKNKDVLSCLKFFDWAGRQPGFHHTRATFNAIFKILSKAKLMSLMVEFLDKYMKQRYFHKARFYNTLVIGYAVAGKPELALQLFGRMRFQGVDLDAFAYHVLLNALVEDGFYDGFEMVLKQIKFRGFEDAITHAIFVKSLCQQTELDRAEEYLRGLLSNGGVGLSGIVVANLVDALCKNKEFKRAASLVQDFRESGLVPMEQAYSVWIKDLAQAGELTEAVAFLKGKKLADGYVPDVFRYNSLVCRLLRENRLEEVYDLLMDMKDQDIIPDDVTMNVTLCFFCKVGMADVALELYDSRSEFGLSVSSMTYNYLINTLLGDASVDEAYLVLKNAIQQGFFPGRRTFSIIADALCREGKLDRVKELVLASLDRNCMPSDAIYNKFISALCRASRVEDGYMVHGELSRLDKVSSRSTYFDLISGFNKSSRGDIAARLLIEMQEKGHSPDRRLYRAVICCLCQMEDPEKLFYSLLEVQLSRHEPSCLVYNYFIDGAGHAGKPELARDVYEMMKRNGITPNLQSDILMLQSYLKAGKIADALNYFRDLSNRRNLGRKLWNTIVVGLCKANKPENAWDMFWEMRSTHLRPSMECYEELVKLLCARRDYYKAILLVEDLMQVGRRVSSFIGNVLLLHSLHTQRVFSAWMHFRDLRNTKDQSLALGDLIKTFSGGSNLDSEILQMEELIRQCFPLDIYTYNLLLRKLTISEMDLACNYFERLCKRGYEPNRWTYDILVHGFLKVGRNSEARRWMEEMFRKGFDLTEATKTFV from the coding sequence ATGATGTTGTTAACAATCAGACAAGCAAGCCAAAAATCAAGAACCTGCAAGAACACCCATTTATTCTATCTTTTTTACTCCACTCATACAATTCCTCCACCAAGACAGCCAATTTCTGCATACCCTTTCTTACCCTTTTCTTCTAATGTATTGTCAACTTCAAGAATCAATGAATTACAGCCTAAAGATGTTGTTTTATCCTTTAGAGATTGGTTTATGAGTAGAAAAAACCCTGTTTTTGATCGGATCTTTGAGATTTTAAGGACTCAAGATGATGTTACAGCTGATATAGCATTGTCTAGATTCAATCTTAGATTATCTGAGTCATTGGTTCTTGATGTGTTGAATTATGAGAAAAATAAGGATGTTTTGTCTTGTTTGAAGTTCTTTGATTGGGCTGGTAGACAACCTGGTTTTCATCATACTCGTGCTACTTTTAATGCCATTTTCAAGATTTTGTCTAAGGCAAAGTTGATGTCTTTAATGGTTGAGTTCTTGGATAAGTATATGAAGCAAAGGTATTTCCATAAAGCTAGGTTTTATAATACTTTGGTGATTGGTTACGCGGTGGCGGGGAAGCCTGAGCTTGCGCTACAATTGTTTGGTAGAATGCGGTTTCAGGGTGTCGATTTGGATGCATTTGCTTATCACGTGTTGCTTAATGCATTGGTGGAAGATGGTTTTTATGATGGTTTTGAGATGGTGTTGAAACAGATTAAGTTTAGAGGTTTTGAGGATGCGATAACGCATGCTATATTCGTTAAGAGTCTTTGCCAGCAAACGGAGCTGGATCGAGCTGAGGAGTATCTTAGAGGGTTGTTGAGCAATGGAGGGGTAGGATTGAGTGGGATTGTTGTGGCTAATCTTGTCGATGCTTTGTGTAAAAATAAGGAATTTAAGAGAGCTGCAAGTTTGGTGCAGGATTTTAGAGAGTCTGGTTTGGTTCCGATGGAACAAGCGTATAGTGTCTGGATTAAGGATCTTGCTCAGGCTGGGGAGCTAACTGAGGCAGTTGCATTTTTGAAAGGGAAGAAACTGGCTGATGGGTATGTTCCTGATGTTTTTCGGTATAATAGTTTAGTGTGTCGGCTTTTAAGAGAAAATAGGCTAGAGGAGGTTTATGACTTGTTGATGGATATGAAGGATCAAGATATAATACCTGATGATGTTACCATGAATGTAACTTTGTGCTTCTTCTGCAAGGTGGGTATGGCAGATGTTGCCCTCGAGTTGTATGACTCGAGATCAGAATTTGGCCTGTCTGTAAGTAGTATGACCTATAACTATCTTATAAATACTCTATTAGGTGATGCAAGTGTTGACGAAGCGTATCTCGTGTTGAAGAATGCCATTCAACAAGGCTTTTTCCCTGGTAGAAGGACATTTTCAATTATTGCTGATGCTCTATGCCGAGAGGGGAAGCTTGATAGAGTGAAAGAGTTGGTTCTTGCTTCTCTAGACCGGAATTGTATGCCCAGTGACGCAATCTATAACAAGTTCATATCTGCCTTATGTAGGGCCAGCAGGGTGGAAGATGGATACATGGTACACGGAGAGCTAAGCAGATTGGATAAGGTTAGTAGCAGGAGTACTTATTTTGACTTGATTAGTGGCTTTAACAAGTCAAGTAGGGGAGATATTGCCGCAAGATTGTTAATAGAAATGCAAGAAAAAGGTCATAGTCCAGACCGGAGATTGTACAGGGCGGTTATTTGTTGTTTATGTCAAATGGAGGATCCAGAGAAGCTATTTTACAGTTTATTAGAGGTTCAGTTGTCTCGGCATGAACCTAGCTGCCTTGTTTATAATTACTTCATTGATGGAGCTGGTCATGCTGGAAAACCTGAGCTGGCCAGAGATGTATATGAAATGATGAAGAGAAATGGTATCACGCCAAATTTGCAGTCTGACATATTAATGTTGCAAAGTTATTTAAAAGCTGGAAAAATTGCTGATGCGTTAAATTACTTCCGTGACTTGTCCAATAGAAGAAATCTAGGAAGAAAACTATGGAACACCATAGTTGTTGGTCTTTGTAAAGCTAACAAGCCTGAAAATGCATGGGACATGTTCTGGGAGATGAGGTCAACTCATTTGAGGCCAAGCATGGAATGTTACGAGGAACTTGTTAAATTGCTTTGCGCACGGAGAGATTATTATAAGGCTATTCTTCTGGTAGAAGACTTGATGCAAGTTGGTCGTCGGGTTTCATCCTTCATAGGCAATGTACTTTTGTTACACTCTTTACATACTCAAAGAGTCTTTAGTGCTTGGATGCACTTTAGAGACTTGCGCAACACGAAGGATCAAAGCTTAGCACTAGGCGATCTGATCAAGACTTTCTCTGGTGGTAGTAATCTGGACAGTGAGATTTTACAAATGGAAGAACTGATTCGACAGTGCTTTCCTCTTGACATCTACACGTACAATTTGTTGTTGAGAAAACTAACCATAAGTGAAATGGATCTTGCCTGCAATTACTTTGAGAGATTATGCAAGAGAGGATATGAGCCAAATCGATGGACTTACGATATATTAGTTCACGGCTTCTTAAAAGTTGGCCGGAATTCTGAGGCTAGAAGATGGATGGAAGAAATGTTCAGAAAAGGTTTTGATCTGACTGAGGCTACAAAGACATTTGTTTAA